The Argopecten irradians isolate NY chromosome 16, Ai_NY, whole genome shotgun sequence genome window below encodes:
- the LOC138311147 gene encoding tripartite motif-containing protein 2-like encodes MATANIPVRTEGQTTCNHHKGRQLDWFCEKCQEPICAKCISTIHKSHPMCELSEVTLKKKQDIRNFIEKTEKNDLVQIGKYITSTDTLLKDNDNIFDKLSHELKMQTEKLKQDLDNLREETLSLYQNLKDDNIKLIQKYKQELEMLNKQLKHQIQKCKTTLQQGSHIQIYDTKCEIDSRIHIPVKPTLDTVSFNPNNTPKGHLVQALGKVTTSGQRHTSTDQKWSVSLADGQQQPSSQQQSEDKGKKAVARKTLLTETKVVEEWESPCGITSICPTTDDQAWTRYSDTLTLLDRKGTVIQKVTHKAYINDISLSPTTHRLWACDDQNNILELVSGQLTQQFTTKTYPYSICITAKNHVIVGMSGNVSKYTTQGQMVLTTMAAGTGKPLVCTPYRITECPVTNNVAVIDHSDEHDGGDGNKHVVVMDTDFQKLFVYRGDIPSTCKQSPQTGGEPFNPCGIVYDSQGSLIIGDLNNKNVVLVSKDGKGLRILHTDRDTVWAVGVGRDDLLWISIVSNAWYVKMLQYYKM; translated from the coding sequence ATGGCAACAGCAAACATACCAGTTCGTACGGAAGGACAGACAACCTGTAACCAtcacaaggggagacaactagattggttttgtgaaaaatgtcaAGAACCGATTTGTGCTAAATGCATTTCTACCATTCACAAATCTCATCCAATGTGTGAGCTTAGTGAAGTCACTCTTAAGAAGAAACAAGACATCAGAAACTTTATtgaaaaaacagaaaaaaatgatctGGTACAGATTGGGAAATACATCACTTCTACAGATACACTCCTCAAAGACAATGAcaacatatttgataaattatcacATGAACTGAAGATGCAAacagaaaaattaaaacaagaccTTGACAATCTTAGAGAAGAGACACTCTCACTTTATCAAAACTTAAAAGACGACAACATCAAACTCATACAGAAATACAAACAAGAACTTGAAATGTTGAACAAACAACTTAAACACCAAATACAGAAATGTAAGACAACACTTCAGCAGGGCTCTCACATACAAATATACGACACAAAATGCGAAATAGATTCCCGAATACATATCCCTGTCAAACCTACTTTAGATACAGTCAGCTTCAACCCAAACAATACTCCTAAAGGTCACCTGGTACAAGCCTTAGGAAAAGTCACCACCTCAGGCCAACGTCATACATCCACTGACCAGAAATGGTCAGTATCATTAGCAGACGGTCAGCAACAACCCTCATCACAACAACAGTCAGAAGATAAAGGTAAGAAAGCAGTGGCCAGGAAAACACTACTGACAGAGACCAAGGTGGTGGAGGAGTGGGAGTCTCCATgtggcattacttctatatgtCCTACCACTGATGACCAGGCCTGGACCAGGTACAGTGACACATTAACTCTCCTGGACAGGAAGGGCACAGTGATACAGAAGGTCACACACAAGGCTtacatcaatgacatcagtcTATCACCAACAACACACAGATTGTGGGCCTGTGATGATCAAAACAACATCCTGGAGCTGGTATCAGGACAGTTAACTCAACAATTCACAACTAAAACATATCCTTACAGCATATGTATTACAGCAAAGAACCATGTCATTGTGGGCATGTCAGGAAACGTCTCCAAATATACCACACAAGGTCAGATGGTACTCACTACAATGGCAGCAGGGACTGGGAAACCATTAGTGTGTACACCATACAGGATCACAGAGTGTCCTGTCACTAACAATGTCGCAGTGATTGATCACAGTGATGAacatgatggtggtgatggaaacaaacatgttgttgtcatggatactGACTTCCAGAAACTGTTTGTATACAGAGGTGACATCCccagtacatgtaaacaatcaCCACAAACAGGAGGTGAACCATTTAACCCCTGTGGTATAGTGTATGATAGTCAGGGGAGCCTCATCATAGGGGacttaaacaataaaaatgttgtCCTAGTGAGTAAAGATGGTAAAGGACTCAGGATCCTACACACAGACAGAGACACGGTATGGGCTGTAGGTGTGGGTAGAGATGATTTACTGTGGATATCCATTGTCAGTAATGCCTGGTATgtaaagatgttacagtactacaagatgtga